ACGCCAGCAACGTTCTCTTGACAATCGCGCCGAACATGCCAACACCTCCGAATGGTGCGGTTCTGCTCTGACGCCAGTTTGTCATCGGAGTTCGGACGAGGCCATGCCAGCGGGGTTCCTGCTGGGTTGAAATCCGGTCAAGGCCGGCCGGGCAGTCGCGTCGCCGTGCTGATCCTGAATCCGCGGGTGAGGCATGGCCGGCGGATGTCCTCTGGACCGGTGCGAAGGGGAATCAAGTAGTAGCAGCGTGAAGGCCCTCCGGCCCGCGCGACGAAGCATCGTCCTGAGATGCGGGCCTGGTCGTCGCAGCGGGAGGCTTCACGAAGGATGCGGAGGCAGACTGCAAGATTCCGGCCATGGGCGGTGAACCGTGAAAGGCGAGCGGACGAGGGGGGCATGGGCGGCCTGAGGCCAACAAGTTCTTCCACATGGCCCTGGCGCCAGGGAGTTGAGCGATGGCGAAGATCACCTTGAACAGGGAGAGGATCGCCGCCTTCTGTCGAGAGCATCATGTCCGACGGATGGAGAGGGAGCTATCATTCGTCTTCGGGGGGCGCAAGATCGATCTGCGCACCCCTGAGGATCTCAGCCGGTATTTCCGGGAGGATGTCCTCAAAGAAGCGCAGGTGCAGTATGCGGAAGGATGAGCGACCGGATGCTGGTCCCCACCACCGGCCTGAGCCAGTGCCAAGGAGGATCGCAGGCGTGAGGAAGTTCAGGCGCGCGCGGCCGCCGTTCGAGAAGATTTGCCAGTCCTTGCGAGAACATCTTCCGGTGCTCCAGGCGCGATACGGGGTCCGGTCGCTTGGCCTGTTCGGTTCCTACGTCCGGGGCGAACAGGAGGCGGGAAGTGACCTCGACATTCTCGTCGAGTACGAGTCCCCTCCCACGTTCTTCGAATTCATTGATCTGGAGGATCACCTGCGTGAACTCGTGGGGGTCAAGGTCGATCTCGTAATGAAGAGCGCACTGAAGCCCCGCATTGGGGAGCGCATCCTTTCCGAACTGGAGCCGGTATGAAGCCCGTTCGCTCGGTTGCGGACTACTTGCGGGACATCCTAGTGTCCTGAGTCAGAGATCTGTTGTATAATCTTCCTATGTGGGATACTCTCCAGGGCGATGGCGAATCTATCCCCTGGAGGAGTCCCATGCCCCGCGGCCGTCCGATTCCGCCCTTGACCCTGAGCCCGGAGGAACAGGAAACGTTGGAGCGCTGGGCGCGGCGCCCGACAAGTGCACAAGCCTTGGCGCAACGAGCCCGCATCGTGTTGGCCTGCGCGGCCGGCAAGCCGAACACCGTGGTGGCGAGCACGTATCGGGTCAGTCAGCCCACGGTGGGGAAATGGCGCGCGCGCTTTCTGACGCGCCGCCTCGACGGTCTGCTTGATGAACCCCGGCCTGGTGCCCCGCGGCGGATCACTGACGCCCACGTGGAACGGGTGCTCACCCTGACGCTGGAGTCGCAGCCGCGAGACGCGACCCACTGGAGTACCCGGGCGATGGCCGCCGCCTGTGGGCTGAGTCAGAGTGCGGTCAGTCGCATCTGGCGGGCGTTCGCCCTGCAGCCACATCGCACCGAAGTGTTCCAGCTGTCCAAAGATCCGCTGTTCATCGAGAAGGTCCGCGACATCGTCGGTCTCTATCTGTGTCCGCCGGATCGGGCGCTGGTCTTGTGCGTGGATGAGAAGGCGCAGATTCAAGCCCTGGATCGCACCCAACCTTTGCTGCCGTTGCGTCCGGGACAGGTGGAGCGTCGCACGCACGACTATCGACGGCACGGCACCACGTCGCTGTTTGCTGCATTGGACCTCGCGACGGGCACGGTGCTGGGCGAATGCCACCGCCGTTATCGTAGTGTCGAGTTCCGCAAGTTCCTGGCGACGATCGATGCCGCGGTCCCACCCGCGCTGGACGTGCATCTCATTCTCGACAACTACAGTACGCATAAGACGCCCCTAATCCGCCGCTGGTTTGCCAAACGCCCCCGCTACCATCTACACTTCACACCGACGGGAGCCTCGTGGCTCAACCTCGTCGAGCGCTGGTTTGCGGCGCTGACCGAGAAGCAGATCCGCCGCGGGGTCCATCGGAGCACCCGGGAGCTCGAAGCCGCGATCAAGACCTATCTCGCCAAATACAATGATCAGCCGAAGCCGTTCGTCTGGACGAAGACGGCGGATGAGATCCTGGCGACCATTGCACGATTTTGTCATCGAATCTCTGACTCAGGACACTAGTTCTGCGCACCATTAGGCCTCCCGGCAACAAGCAGAGGGGTTAGTTCGTACGCTCGCAGGATCTACGTCCGAACCTAGCCCGAGATGTCCGGAGCTTCCATCGCGAGGAACTGGGGCGTCTCATCGGCAAGCGGACCACGCCAGTTGAAAGCCGTACAGAAGACTCTGAGAAAGACCGGGAACGATTCGCACTGGCTCCTTACGTGAAGACGTCCTTGAGGCTCAGGGCTTCATTCCACGGGCGGAGATTTCGTGCCCGCGTGCGGTCGGATGGCGCCATCCGGCTGAGCCGAAAGCTATACCGAAGCCCATCGGCGTCGGCACACCGGATCGCGAAACGGCCGACGAATGGTTGGACCTTTTGGCAATTCGAGCGGGCGCCTGGACAGTGGGTCCCCCTCGACGAGCTGCGGGGGTAGGTAAGGCTGACCCCCGGGTAGCTGACAGCGTTCTGGCGGGTCTGCATGAAGGAGTTGCCATCAGATGATCCGCGATTGGATCGTTCCTCCGTTCTCCAGTGGCAAGCGCGAGAGTTTGGCCGCGGCGGGTGGCGGGCCTGGGCTCGATGGGATGCAAATTCCTCGGCCGCGTGACGGACCGCGACCGGAGCAACGTGCGTTCTTCCGCGCTCTTCAAGCGGCATCGGGAAAACCGGTCCGCTTGGTCCGACTCGTCTGCTTGCCGGATTCGTGTGGTTACGGGGGTGGCGACTAGTCCCATGACGATGCGTCATGATCCGGACCTGGAGAGACTTGCGAAGCCGATCCGCAAGAGGAACGCCACTGAGGAGGAAATCTGCCGCATCGTCGGGCGTCCAGCACAGATCGAGCACATCGGTGAGCACATTGCCAGCAAGATCTTTGACATAACGCTGGCAAGGTCGGCGGCGCAAGAGGGGATCGATGGGGTATTCGCCAGCGGGCCGCTCGAAGGCGCAAGCGTCAACATCAAGTGGTACGCAAAGGACGAGGGGCTGATAGACCTCAGTATGGGAGTCGTTCCCGACTACTACCTCGTTCTGGCAGGGCCACGGGCAGGTGCAAAGCCATCGAGGGGAGGTACGCGCCCCTGGCTCATACGCTCTGTCTACCTGCTTGAGGGGCCGAGCCTCCACAAAGCTTTGGAGGCTCGAGGGATCAAGGTGGGCATAGCGACCAGCGTGCTGAGGGTCCTATGGTGGGATACTGAGATCTTCCCTGAGCCGCGCGGCACCCTCCTGCCACCTTCCGCCAAGCAGCGCCGTCTACTTGCCCTCTTTGGTTGACATCAGCCTCCGTCACAAACGAGGCGGCAGCGTCGCGCGTCGAATGGTTGGTCGCCTGCAGAGATACGGGAGGTGCGGACCACTTTTGGGCAGGCCGACGCTTGTCCCCGTGCCTCCCGTAGGATAGAATGTACATGAAATGCGTACACGTGTACATAAAAAGCGTACACCCGGACAGCCCCCGCGCCTGCCCTCACCGCGCCCGCTTGACGCGCTGGCCTCCAAGCCGGCGGTTCGACTGCTCCGCTACCTGGTAACCCATCCCTCCGCGATCACCGGTCGCCAGCTCGCCAGCGCCGCGGGGGTCCACCACTCTGTCGCACGTCAGGTCTTGGAACGGCTGACCCAAGAGGGTGTGCTCGAGCGACGCCGCGCCGGGAGGGCGTATCTCTACTCCCTGAACCGCGACCGCTACGTCGTTACCGAGATTCTGGAGCCGGCCTTCCGCAGCGAGGCGCGATGGTTTGAGCGACTCGGTGAAGAGATCCTAGCAGCTCTCCGATCGTCAGCGGAGTCCGTCGTCCTGTACGGCAGTTGGGTCCGCGAGGCGGCAACGCCGCGTAGCGATGTTGACCTTATGCTGGTGGTGACAGATGAGGCCGCACGCGAGACCGTTGGGGGGTGCGTCGACGAACTTCGCGGGCGCCTCGGCGAGCGGTTCGGCCGATTCATCTCAATGATGGTGATGACGGCCGAAGAGGTACGGGCGAAGCTAGGGGCCGGCGACCAACTGGTGCGGTCGATCGTGAGCGAAGGGCGGGTGCTGGCCGGACGCAGCCTTGCGGAGATCGCCGTCGGTGGCTAAGCGCGAAGCGTCCGGTCGATCAGCCCGGCGCACATGGACCAGGTCAGGCTAATTCGCCAGTTGTTTCCCGGGGACGATGAAGCCAAGAAGGCATCAAGTCACCTGGCGGCGCTGCTTGATCGCAAGAATACGGTGGAGTACGAAGGGCGCCTGTGTCGGGTGCATGACGCGGAAGCCGCGATCAAGCACGCAGAGCGACTGGTGGCATGGGCACGTAGAATCTGACCTCACACTTGTTATCGCGGCCCTGACAGCCTCCCTCTTACGTTGAGCGCTTCATCTCTGCGCCGTATCCTGCCCGGCTATCCGCCACCGCCAGCCGGAGCTCAGGCGCCGCATCGGCGGCGCCGATCGCTTCGAGCAGGAGCTGCGCGTCCGCGCGCGGGAGTTCGAGCGAAGAGGTCTGCAGGGCTGTGCCCCACTTCTCGTCCTTGCGCCGCAAGAAGGCAAGCCGGGGGATGAATGGCTTGAAGTCGATGGGCGTCGCAGGACGGGCGATGACCTCGAAGTCAATCCGGTACGGATACTGGCGGTCTGTCCAGGTGTCCTCCGACGACCGATACACGGGTGTGGTGACGATCGCCGCCGCGCCGAGCCTGTGCGCGCCCTTGATGTAGAAGACCAAGAGGTCGCCGGGCTTGATCTGGTTGATGCGTCCGTAGTTCTCATCGCCCCACCGCCCGCGGCCCAGGCACGCGAAGTAGTTGTCCATTGAGGTCACCAGCAGCCACTTCCGGCCCGTGCCTGCGGCGAAGTGTTCCAGCACCGTCCGCCGGACGAGTTCGCGGGCGCGGCGGAACTCCGGCGAGTGGCGCATCTGCCGCCACAGGTGCTCGCGGGCGTGTTGATTAGCGCGGTACGCGTCGGCGATCTCCTTCGTCAGGGGCAGCACGCCCGGTGACTGCCAGAGGCTCCGAAAGAACCCGTCCAGGTCCCGGGCCAGCGGCTCCTGGAGGCTGCCGGTGAGGGCTACGTTGATCTCGACGTTCCTGGTCAGGGCGGGGCCGGTGAGGTTCGAGGAGCCGACGACGGCGATGAAGTCTGAGCCGGCGGTGCCCAGGTAGAGCTTGGGGTGGAAGACGCCCTCCGCGGCGTCCTCCGGGGCGTAGTAGAGCCTGCACTCCCGGTCCGGTGGGGTGTGCAGGGATTCCAGCGCCTCGACCTGGGTCAGCCCGAAGTCGGTCCCTGCGATCACCTGCAACCGGCGGACGGGTCGCCGCAGCAGGCGCAGTTCGTCCACGCCGCTCTGGCGGACAAAGGCAGATGCGATCCTTACGCTCTCTGAGCCGCCGAGCAGCGTCTCGAGCGCGGACCGGGTGGCCCCGGCGGTGGGTAGAACCTGAAGGTTCGCCGGCATCGTTGATTGCCTGCCCGCCGGAGACATTCGGCCTGGGGGGATCCATTCCCCCTACGCCGCAGGCCGCGGATGACCACTTGCCTTGACCGTCCGGCATACGGCCGGTACCCTGTAGTCGCAGTTGTTTAGACACGACTAAGTCCAGGACGCCACTCTGCATGCAGCGTTCCGACAAGGTCACCGTTGAGGCCGCCGGGGACGTGCTTGCCGGCCGAAGCGGGCGGCGAGGTCTGGCCCGACTCCTGCCGTTTCTCGGCCCGGCGTTCGTCGCCTCGGTCGCCTACGTGGATCCCGGCAATTTCGCCACCAACATCCAGGCGGGCGCGAAGTTCGGTTTCCTGCTGCTCTGGGTCGTGCTGGCCAGCAACCTGATGGCCATGCTGGTGCAGGCGCTTGCGGCAAAACTGGGCATAGCCACAGGCCGCAACCTGGCCGAGCTGTGCCGCGAGCAGTTTCCGCGGCCGGTCGTCTGGATCATGTGGGTCCTGATGGAGGTTGTGGCCATGGCCACCGATCTGGCCGAGTTCGTCGGCGCCGCCGTGGGGTTCTACCTGCTGTTCGGCCTGCCGCTGTTCGCGGCGGGCCTGCTGACCGGCGCGGTCACGTTCCTCATCCTCGCGCTGGAGCGCCGGGGATTCCGCCCCCTGGAGGTAGTGATAACCGCGTTCGTCGGCATTATCGCCGTCTGCTACCTGATCGAGCTGGGGCTCGAGCGGCCCGCGCTGTCCGATGTGTTTGGGGGGCTGCTGCGGCCGCGCTTCGCGGGCGCCGAGAGTGTGCTGCTCGCGACCGGCATTCTGGGAGCCACGGTGATGCCGCACGTCGTGTTCCTGCACTCGTCGCTGACGCAGCACCGGATCGTGGCCCGGACCGCCCGGCAGGCACGACGTCTGTTCCGGTTTGAGATCGCGGACGTCGTCATTGCCATGGGCATCGCAGGGCTGGTCAACGCCGCGATGCTGATCATGGCGGCCACCACCTTCTTCGCACATGGGCTGACCGATGTGGGGACCCTCGAGGAGGCCCACCGCACGCTCATCCCGCTGCTCGGCGGACTGAGCAGCACGGTGTTC
This genomic window from Armatimonadota bacterium contains:
- a CDS encoding divalent metal cation transporter — its product is MQRSDKVTVEAAGDVLAGRSGRRGLARLLPFLGPAFVASVAYVDPGNFATNIQAGAKFGFLLLWVVLASNLMAMLVQALAAKLGIATGRNLAELCREQFPRPVVWIMWVLMEVVAMATDLAEFVGAAVGFYLLFGLPLFAAGLLTGAVTFLILALERRGFRPLEVVITAFVGIIAVCYLIELGLERPALSDVFGGLLRPRFAGAESVLLATGILGATVMPHVVFLHSSLTQHRIVARTARQARRLFRFEIADVVIAMGIAGLVNAAMLIMAATTFFAHGLTDVGTLEEAHRTLIPLLGGLSSTVFAVSLLASGLSSSVVGTMSGQVIMQGFLHRRIPVWVRRLVTMLPALVVLGLGLDPTRSLVISQVVLSFGLPFALVPLVLFTRRRDLMGPLANHPITTAATVLVTALIVSLNLFLIYQVFAGG
- a CDS encoding IS630 family transposase is translated as MPRGRPIPPLTLSPEEQETLERWARRPTSAQALAQRARIVLACAAGKPNTVVASTYRVSQPTVGKWRARFLTRRLDGLLDEPRPGAPRRITDAHVERVLTLTLESQPRDATHWSTRAMAAACGLSQSAVSRIWRAFALQPHRTEVFQLSKDPLFIEKVRDIVGLYLCPPDRALVLCVDEKAQIQALDRTQPLLPLRPGQVERRTHDYRRHGTTSLFAALDLATGTVLGECHRRYRSVEFRKFLATIDAAVPPALDVHLILDNYSTHKTPLIRRWFAKRPRYHLHFTPTGASWLNLVERWFAALTEKQIRRGVHRSTRELEAAIKTYLAKYNDQPKPFVWTKTADEILATIARFCHRISDSGH
- a CDS encoding nucleotidyltransferase family protein: MRKDERPDAGPHHRPEPVPRRIAGVRKFRRARPPFEKICQSLREHLPVLQARYGVRSLGLFGSYVRGEQEAGSDLDILVEYESPPTFFEFIDLEDHLRELVGVKVDLVMKSALKPRIGERILSELEPV
- a CDS encoding GntR family transcriptional regulator produces the protein MRTRVHKKRTPGQPPRLPSPRPLDALASKPAVRLLRYLVTHPSAITGRQLASAAGVHHSVARQVLERLTQEGVLERRRAGRAYLYSLNRDRYVVTEILEPAFRSEARWFERLGEEILAALRSSAESVVLYGSWVREAATPRSDVDLMLVVTDEAARETVGGCVDELRGRLGERFGRFISMMVMTAEEVRAKLGAGDQLVRSIVSEGRVLAGRSLAEIAVGG
- a CDS encoding EVE domain-containing protein translates to MSPAGRQSTMPANLQVLPTAGATRSALETLLGGSESVRIASAFVRQSGVDELRLLRRPVRRLQVIAGTDFGLTQVEALESLHTPPDRECRLYYAPEDAAEGVFHPKLYLGTAGSDFIAVVGSSNLTGPALTRNVEINVALTGSLQEPLARDLDGFFRSLWQSPGVLPLTKEIADAYRANQHAREHLWRQMRHSPEFRRARELVRRTVLEHFAAGTGRKWLLVTSMDNYFACLGRGRWGDENYGRINQIKPGDLLVFYIKGAHRLGAAAIVTTPVYRSSEDTWTDRQYPYRIDFEVIARPATPIDFKPFIPRLAFLRRKDEKWGTALQTSSLELPRADAQLLLEAIGAADAAPELRLAVADSRAGYGAEMKRST